The DNA sequence TTTAAGTATGAGTCTTTGCTCGGTGCCGGACCAATTAAAAAAGCTTCATCGGCCATTGTGACATGGCGAGAGTTAGCATCGGCTTCTGAGTATACTGCAACGCATCGAATGCCGAGTTTGTGTGCTGTTTCGATAACTCGACAGGCGATTTCACCTCGGTTTGCGATGAGGATTTTGTTGAACATTTTTTTGTTGTTTTGAGTAACCGCTGTTGATGTGGTCATAATCTTGTTCCTGTTATTCCTTTCATTCACCTGAGTTAGGCATCTTTGGTTGCCGTATTTATTTGTGCAACCCAGCGGGCAGGGCGCTTGTCAAAAAATGCGCCGAGACCTTCTTGGCCTTCTTCTGAAACGCGAATCGCTGCAATGCGTTTGCTGGTTTCATGGATTAACTCTGGGGTGATAGCTTGACCTTGTACGTCAAATACCAGTTGCTTGGCTTGTGCCATTGCACTTGGACCGTTAGCCAATAAGGCAGTAACCATAACTTCGACTTGGGCGTCCAGTTGCTCTGGCTCAACAATGTCACTGACAAGGTTAAGTTGTTGTGCAAGTTCAGCGGAAAAGCGCTCTGCCGTTTGGAACAAACGACGACTTGCTCGTGCACCAATTGCGTCTATAACATATGGACTGATGGTGGCTGGAATTAGACCGAGTTTGACTTCGCTTAGGCTAAAGCTGGCGCGATTTGACGCTATGGCCATGTCACAACAAGCTACCAGGCCAACTGCACCACCAAACGCCGCACCTTGGACTTTAGCAATGGTTGGAATTGGCATGAAGTTTAATACTCGCAACATCTCTGCAAGGGCTTCGGCATCGGTCAAGTTTTCTTCATAACTGTAACTTGCCATGCGCTTCATCCAGCCTAAATCGGCACCAGCGCTAAAACTTTTGCCATTGGAGGCCAAAATTAATACTCGGGCCTTTGGATTATTAGCAACTTCAGTAAATGCGCGGGTTAAATCTGCAATCACGGTATCGTCAAAGGCGTTGTGCTTTTCAGGACGGTTAATGGTCACCGTAGCAACACCACGCTCGTTGATATCGAGTAGGACGTTTAAGTCGGTATTTGTATCTGACATTGTCATTTCCTTCGTCTTACTCATTGATTACATGCGGAATACACCAAACTTGGTGTCTTCAATTGGTGCATTAAGAGAGGCAGACAGGGCTAAGCCAACTGTCATACGAGTTTGGGCAGGGTCAATGATACCGTCGTCCCACAGACGTCCTGAGGCGTAATAAGGATGGCCTTGGCGTTCGTATTGTTCGGCAATTGGCTTTTTAAAGTCAGCTTCTTCTTGCTCAGTCCAAGTTTGGCCTTTGCGAGCCATGCCGTCTTTTGTCACCTGAGCCATAACACCTGCGGCTTGTTCTCCACCCATAACTGAGATA is a window from the Psychrosphaera ytuae genome containing:
- a CDS encoding enoyl-CoA hydratase/isomerase family protein; amino-acid sequence: MSDTNTDLNVLLDINERGVATVTINRPEKHNAFDDTVIADLTRAFTEVANNPKARVLILASNGKSFSAGADLGWMKRMASYSYEENLTDAEALAEMLRVLNFMPIPTIAKVQGAAFGGAVGLVACCDMAIASNRASFSLSEVKLGLIPATISPYVIDAIGARASRRLFQTAERFSAELAQQLNLVSDIVEPEQLDAQVEVMVTALLANGPSAMAQAKQLVFDVQGQAITPELIHETSKRIAAIRVSEEGQEGLGAFFDKRPARWVAQINTATKDA